In Chitinophaga oryzae, the sequence ATCAATGCTTATAAAAAAACCTGTCTGCTTAATGGTTATGATGATATCGACTACCTCCTGAGCCTTCGCCGGGACATCGAAAAATACGAAGGCACCAGGGAATTCAATTTCTAAACAATCACTAAAACAACAACATAAAAGCAATATCCTGTATGGGCGTAGAGAAGAAAATATTGGTAATACCCGGCGACGGCATAGGCCAGGAAGTAACCACCTGGGGGCAGAAAGTACTGACTGCCATCGCTGCCAACTATCACCACAAATTCACGTTTGAAGAAGGTATCATGGGCCATGTGGCCATCGAAGCCACCGGCGACCCGCTGCCTGAAGAAACGCTGCAGAAGGCTAAAAACAGCGACGCTATCCTGTTTGGCGCCATCGGCCACGCGAAATATGACAACGATCCAACGCTGAAAGTAAGACCTGAACAAGGCCTGCTGAAGATCCGCAAGGAACTGGGCCTGTACGCTAACCTACGCCCCATCAAGCTGTTCGACGAACTGCTGGAAGCTTCCAGCATCAAACCGGAAATCCTCCGTGGCTCCGATATCCTTTTCTTCCGCGAACTCACCGGCGACGTGTATTTCGGCGAAAAGAAAAGAACAGAAGACCGCAACACCGCTTCCGACCTGATGATCTATCATCGTTATGAAGTGGAACGCATCGCCCGCAAAGCCTACGAAGCTGCCCGTAACCGCCGCAAAAAACTCTGCTCCGTAGACAAGGCTAACGTACTGGAAGCCAGCCGGCTGTGGAGAGAAGTGATGCAGGAAGTAGCCAAAGAATATCCCGATGTGGAAACAGAACATATGTTCATCGACAACGCTGCCATGCAGCTGATCAAAGACCCGAAGCGTTTTGACGTAGTGGTAACAGGTAACCTCTTCGGTGACATCCTCACCGACGAAGCGTCCCAGATCGCAGGTTCCATGGGTATGCTGGCTTCAGCGTCCGTTGGCGATAAAACAGGCTTCTACGAACCTATCCACGGTTCTGCACATGACATTGCCGGTAAAGGCATTGCCAATCCGCTGGCATCCATCCTGTCCGCCGCACTCATGCTCGACATCTCCTTCGGCCTCAAAACCGAATCACAACGCGTGATCAAAGCAGTAGAAGCTACCCTCCGCCAGGGCTACAGGACAATGGACATTGCCAATAAGCATACCGTGAATGAATTCATCATGGGCACAGACGCCATGGGCGCCAAAGTACTGGAAAACCTGAACTAATTTTTTCATTGAAAATATTACACTATCATGGATAAAAATCGTGTATACGTCTTTGATACTACCCTGCGTGACGGCGAACAGGTCCCTGGTTGCCAGTTGACTACTGTCGAAAAAATTATTGTAGCGAAAAAACTGGAAGCGCTGGGAGTGGATATCATTGAAGCCGGCTTCCCTATCTCCAGCCCCGGCGATTTCCAAAGCGTGGTGGAAATATCCAAGGCGGTGACTGAACCTGTTATCTGCGCACTCACCCGCGCCAATACCACTGATATCGATGCTGCCGCAGAAGCCCTGCGCTTCGCTAAACGCAAGCGTATCCATACCGGTATCGGTTCTTCCGATATTCATATCAAACATAAATTCAACAGCACCCGCGAACAGATCGTGGAACGCGCGGTAGCGGCCGTGAAATATGCCCGTAAATTCACCGACGACGTAGAGTTCTTTGCGGAAGATGCCGGCCGCGCAGACAACGCTTTCCTCGCACAGATGATCGAAGCGGTGATCGCCGCAGGCGCCACCACCGTGAACATCCCGGACACCAACGGCTACTGCCTGCCCAACCAGTACGGCGCTAAAATCAAATACCTGGTAGATCACGTCTCCAATATCGATAAAGCCATTATCTCCGTTCACTGCCACAACGACCTGGGCCTGGCTACTGCCAACACCATCGCCGGCGTAATGAACGGCGCCCGCCAGGTGGAATGTACGATCAACGGTATCGGCGAACGCGCCGGTAACACTTCCCTCGAAGAAGTGGCCATGATCCTGAAAACACACCACGGACTGGGATACCATACCAATATCAACTCTAAAGGCATCTACGATATCAGCACGCTGGTAGAGAAAATGATGCGTATGCCGGTACAGGCCAACAAAGCCATCGTAGGCCGCAACGCTTTCGCGCACAGCTCCGGCATCCACCAGGACGGTGTGCTGAAGCACCGCGAAAACTACGAAATCCTCAACCCGGAAGACGTAGGTATCAACTCCAATTCCATTATCCTCACCGCCCGCAGCGGCCGCCACGCGCTGAAACATCACCTTGAGCGGCTGGGCTACAAAATGGATAAAATCAACCTCGACGAAGTATACCAACGCTTCCTCGAAATGGCGGACAAGAAAAAAGAAATCAGCGACGCAGACCTGCAGCAGCTGATGGGCGACGGAGATGATAAAAACTATGGCGATAAAGCTATCAAAGTAACGCTGTTACAGGTGGTGTGCGGCGATCCGCTGCGCCCTATGGCAACCGTGAAACTGCGCATCAACGGGGAAGACCGGGAAGCCAGTGCTGCCGGCAACGGCCCTGTGAACGCTACCATCAACGCTATCCACGCTATCATCAAGGATGATATTGAACTGGATGAATTCAGCATCCAGGCCATGCACGGCGGCAGCGAAGACGTGAGCAAAGTAAATATGCGCGTAAAACACAACGGCCAGTCTTTCTACGGCTTCGGTTACTCTACCGATATCGTGAATGCCTCTGTGCACGCCTATGTAGACGCGCTCAATAAGATATACTAACTATTGCCAACAGAACGTACAAACGGAGTTGCGGCGAATAACCGCGGCTCCGTTTTTTTGTGTAGCATGGTTTTTGTTGACTGCGTTCACACAAATCAACTAGAGT encodes:
- a CDS encoding 2-isopropylmalate synthase; protein product: MDKNRVYVFDTTLRDGEQVPGCQLTTVEKIIVAKKLEALGVDIIEAGFPISSPGDFQSVVEISKAVTEPVICALTRANTTDIDAAAEALRFAKRKRIHTGIGSSDIHIKHKFNSTREQIVERAVAAVKYARKFTDDVEFFAEDAGRADNAFLAQMIEAVIAAGATTVNIPDTNGYCLPNQYGAKIKYLVDHVSNIDKAIISVHCHNDLGLATANTIAGVMNGARQVECTINGIGERAGNTSLEEVAMILKTHHGLGYHTNINSKGIYDISTLVEKMMRMPVQANKAIVGRNAFAHSSGIHQDGVLKHRENYEILNPEDVGINSNSIILTARSGRHALKHHLERLGYKMDKINLDEVYQRFLEMADKKKEISDADLQQLMGDGDDKNYGDKAIKVTLLQVVCGDPLRPMATVKLRINGEDREASAAGNGPVNATINAIHAIIKDDIELDEFSIQAMHGGSEDVSKVNMRVKHNGQSFYGFGYSTDIVNASVHAYVDALNKIY
- the leuB gene encoding 3-isopropylmalate dehydrogenase; the protein is MGVEKKILVIPGDGIGQEVTTWGQKVLTAIAANYHHKFTFEEGIMGHVAIEATGDPLPEETLQKAKNSDAILFGAIGHAKYDNDPTLKVRPEQGLLKIRKELGLYANLRPIKLFDELLEASSIKPEILRGSDILFFRELTGDVYFGEKKRTEDRNTASDLMIYHRYEVERIARKAYEAARNRRKKLCSVDKANVLEASRLWREVMQEVAKEYPDVETEHMFIDNAAMQLIKDPKRFDVVVTGNLFGDILTDEASQIAGSMGMLASASVGDKTGFYEPIHGSAHDIAGKGIANPLASILSAALMLDISFGLKTESQRVIKAVEATLRQGYRTMDIANKHTVNEFIMGTDAMGAKVLENLN